In Flavobacterium sp. CS20, a single window of DNA contains:
- a CDS encoding four helix bundle protein produces the protein MDYKELEVWKATMDLVVEIYKITEKFPKSEKYNLSGQMRDAGVSIPSNIAEGSSRQSYKDYHRFILISSGSCRELETQALIAKRIGYEVPDDIFERIERQKKLINATKRYLKTKIRK, from the coding sequence ATGGATTACAAAGAGTTAGAAGTCTGGAAAGCGACTATGGACTTAGTTGTTGAAATTTATAAGATAACTGAAAAATTCCCGAAATCTGAAAAATATAATTTGAGTGGTCAAATGCGTGATGCTGGAGTATCTATTCCTTCTAATATTGCTGAAGGGTCTTCAAGACAATCCTATAAAGATTATCATAGATTTATATTAATTTCATCTGGATCTTGTCGTGAATTAGAAACTCAAGCTTTGATTGCTAAACGCATAGGCTATGAAGTGCCAGATGATATTTTTGAAAGAATTGAAAGACAAAAAAAATTAATAAACGCAACCAAAAGATATTTGAAAACTAAAATTCGTAAATAG
- the neuC gene encoding UDP-N-acetylglucosamine 2-epimerase — MSKRKICVVVTARPSYSRVKTVLKAIDQHSELELQLVVARSALLPRYGTAVDFIKADGFQIDAKVFSVLEGENTATTAKTTGLGILELSSVFENLQPDIVVTVADRFETMSTAIATSYMNIPLAHLQGGEVTGNIDEKVRHAITKLADYHFVSSDDAYRRVIKLGEDKSSVFNTGCPSIDLARPVLKSKNLSFDPYQKYGGVGHEPDLKNGYLVVMQHPVTTHIKESRQQIEETLKAIDALKLPTLWFWPNIDAGADGTSSGIRAYREYHELKHVHFFKNLSGEDFLELIYHCKALIGNSSVGIREASFLGVPVVNIGDRQNRRQRGQNVLDVECETQAITKAIKTQIVADIPKSKIYGQGDSGQRIADLLAQVELKFYKTICY, encoded by the coding sequence ATGAGTAAACGTAAAATTTGCGTTGTTGTTACCGCTAGACCATCTTATAGTCGTGTAAAAACCGTTTTAAAAGCAATAGACCAACATTCTGAACTTGAGCTTCAGCTTGTAGTTGCAAGATCTGCTTTACTACCGCGTTATGGCACTGCTGTTGATTTTATCAAAGCTGACGGATTTCAAATAGACGCAAAGGTGTTTAGTGTTTTAGAAGGCGAAAATACTGCAACAACGGCAAAAACCACAGGCTTAGGTATTTTAGAACTTTCAAGTGTTTTTGAAAATCTACAACCCGATATTGTCGTAACCGTAGCCGATAGGTTTGAAACCATGTCCACCGCCATTGCGACTTCCTATATGAACATTCCTTTAGCCCATTTGCAAGGTGGAGAAGTTACGGGCAATATTGACGAAAAAGTCCGCCATGCTATCACCAAACTTGCTGACTATCATTTTGTGTCATCAGATGATGCCTATAGACGAGTCATCAAACTTGGTGAAGACAAATCATCGGTGTTCAACACGGGTTGCCCGTCTATAGATTTGGCAAGACCAGTACTTAAAAGCAAAAATTTAAGTTTTGACCCTTACCAAAAATACGGTGGCGTAGGTCATGAACCTGATTTAAAAAACGGGTATCTCGTTGTGATGCAACATCCTGTAACAACGCATATCAAAGAAAGTCGGCAACAGATTGAAGAAACCTTAAAAGCCATAGATGCATTAAAATTGCCCACGCTTTGGTTTTGGCCCAACATCGATGCAGGTGCTGATGGTACTTCGTCGGGCATCAGAGCTTATAGAGAATATCACGAGTTGAAACACGTGCATTTCTTTAAAAATTTAAGTGGTGAAGATTTTTTAGAACTCATTTACCACTGCAAAGCCTTGATTGGTAATTCAAGTGTTGGCATTAGAGAAGCTTCTTTTCTTGGCGTGCCAGTTGTCAATATTGGTGATAGACAAAACAGACGCCAACGCGGACAAAATGTCTTGGATGTGGAATGTGAAACACAAGCCATTACCAAAGCCATAAAAACACAAATAGTCGCTGATATTCCAAAATCAAAAATTTATGGTCAAGGCGATTCGGGTCAACGTATTGCTGATCTTTTAGCTCAAGTTGAGTTAAAGTTTTATAAGACGATTTGTTATTAG
- a CDS encoding N-acetylneuraminate synthase family protein translates to MKKVFTIAEVAQAHDGSLGMAHAYIDALVRRGVDAVKFQIHLAHAESSIHEPFRVKFSQQDATRYAYWQRMSFTKEQWKGLKQHCDDAGIEFMASPFSNAAVDWLEELGVKRYKIGSGEVNNLLMLQKIAQTQKPVILSSGMSSFEELDESVQFLKNQNIEVSVLQCTTAYPTPPEAYGLNVIKELQSRYQVKVGFSDHSGKVSTVSSRGSFRG, encoded by the coding sequence ATGAAAAAAGTTTTTACCATAGCAGAAGTGGCACAAGCTCACGACGGAAGCCTTGGTATGGCACATGCCTATATCGACGCTTTGGTTAGACGCGGTGTTGATGCGGTTAAATTTCAAATTCATTTGGCTCATGCTGAAAGCAGTATTCACGAACCTTTTCGTGTGAAATTTAGCCAACAAGATGCTACGCGATATGCATATTGGCAACGCATGTCGTTTACCAAAGAGCAATGGAAAGGTTTGAAACAACACTGTGATGATGCAGGTATAGAATTTATGGCGTCTCCCTTTAGCAATGCTGCTGTAGATTGGTTGGAAGAACTGGGAGTGAAACGCTATAAAATTGGCTCTGGTGAAGTCAATAATTTATTGATGCTTCAAAAAATTGCACAAACCCAGAAACCCGTTATTTTATCATCGGGCATGAGCTCTTTTGAAGAGTTAGATGAATCTGTTCAGTTTCTAAAAAATCAAAACATAGAAGTCTCAGTTCTACAATGCACAACAGCTTACCCAACGCCACCTGAGGCTTATGGCTTGAATGTTATCAAAGAATTACAATCCAGATATCAAGTTAAGGTCGGCTTTTCTGACCATTCTGGAAAAGTATCTACAGTGTCTAGCCGCGGTAGCTTTAGGGGCTGA
- a CDS encoding SAF domain-containing protein has product MVNGIRDISTALDHPIDKNDNSAFSSLKSIFEKSLAVNKDLPQGYVLSFEDLEAKKPKNHGIAASDFKNVIGKTLKRDMEAWGFLGEGDVYD; this is encoded by the coding sequence TTGGTCAATGGCATTCGTGATATTTCAACCGCCTTAGACCATCCGATTGATAAAAATGATAATAGTGCATTTTCATCTTTAAAATCTATTTTTGAAAAATCACTGGCGGTCAACAAAGATTTGCCTCAAGGCTATGTGTTGTCATTTGAAGACTTAGAAGCCAAAAAACCAAAAAACCATGGCATTGCCGCTTCTGATTTTAAAAATGTTATTGGCAAAACTTTAAAACGTGATATGGAGGCTTGGGGGTTTTTGGGGGAAGGTGATGTTTATGATTAA
- a CDS encoding MBOAT family protein encodes MLFNSIEFAIFLPTVFILYWFIADKKLNIQNLLIVIASYVFYGWWDWRFLSLIIFSTIIDYTIGIKLKKEENQLKRKLLLWSSIIVNLGFLGVFKYYNFFLDSLYDIIPGLQVVMGFNTLDIILPVGISFYTFQTLSYSIDVYKRKLKPTKDFIAFSAFVSFFPQLVAGPIERATNLLPQFYKKRTFDYNYAVDGMRQILWGLFKKIVIADNCAQYANEIFNNYEDYSSITLILGAVYFTFQIYCDFSGYSDIAIGSSKLFGFKLKQNFAFPYFSRDIAEFWRRWHISLSTWFRDYLYIPLGGSRGSSSMKVRNTFIIFVVSGFWHGANWTFIFWGALNAIYFLPLLLLNKNRNYLGDISKYSFFPNIKEFKGMLITFSLTVLAWVFFRAENIDHAFAFLIRIASFTFKIEKIELERYSFELIPLIIFFVIIEWLSRFKIHPLEKGKNLNLKTILLILFIILFGSFSSLNEFIYFQF; translated from the coding sequence ATGTTGTTTAACTCAATTGAATTTGCGATTTTCCTGCCTACAGTTTTTATATTATACTGGTTTATAGCAGATAAAAAACTAAACATTCAAAATTTGCTTATTGTCATAGCAAGCTATGTTTTCTATGGTTGGTGGGACTGGAGATTTTTGTCTTTAATTATTTTTAGTACTATAATTGACTATACCATTGGCATAAAACTAAAAAAAGAAGAAAATCAACTTAAAAGAAAATTACTATTATGGTCAAGTATCATTGTAAACCTTGGATTCTTAGGAGTATTTAAATACTATAATTTCTTTTTAGATTCTTTGTACGACATTATTCCAGGTCTTCAGGTTGTAATGGGCTTCAATACGCTTGATATTATCCTACCAGTTGGTATTAGCTTTTATACATTTCAAACTTTAAGCTATTCAATTGATGTCTATAAACGTAAATTAAAACCAACTAAAGATTTTATTGCATTTTCAGCGTTTGTAAGTTTCTTTCCTCAATTAGTTGCTGGACCCATAGAAAGAGCAACTAATTTATTACCGCAATTTTACAAAAAAAGAACTTTTGACTATAATTATGCAGTAGATGGTATGCGGCAAATTCTTTGGGGATTATTCAAAAAAATAGTTATTGCAGATAATTGTGCTCAATATGCTAACGAAATATTTAATAATTATGAGGATTATTCTAGCATAACATTAATTTTAGGTGCAGTATATTTTACTTTTCAAATATATTGTGATTTTTCTGGATATTCAGATATTGCAATAGGTTCTTCAAAACTTTTTGGTTTTAAATTGAAACAAAACTTTGCGTTTCCATATTTTTCAAGAGATATAGCAGAATTTTGGAGAAGGTGGCATATTTCTCTTTCGACTTGGTTTAGGGATTATCTTTATATTCCATTAGGTGGTAGCCGAGGCAGTTCTTCAATGAAGGTTAGAAATACTTTTATAATTTTTGTTGTAAGTGGGTTTTGGCATGGTGCAAACTGGACTTTTATTTTTTGGGGTGCATTGAATGCTATATATTTCTTACCTTTATTGTTATTAAATAAAAATAGAAATTATTTAGGTGATATTTCAAAATATAGTTTTTTTCCTAATATAAAAGAATTCAAAGGAATGCTAATTACATTTAGCTTAACAGTTTTAGCTTGGGTATTTTTTAGGGCTGAAAATATTGATCATGCTTTTGCTTTTTTAATTAGAATAGCATCATTTACTTTTAAAATTGAAAAAATTGAATTAGAAAGATACTCTTTTGAATTAATACCATTAATAATATTTTTTGTAATAATTGAGTGGCTAAGTAGATTTAAAATCCATCCTTTAGAAAAAGGTAAAAATTTAAATTTAAAAACAATTTTGTTAATTTTATTTATTATTTTATTTGGAAGCTTTTCATCATTAAATGAATTCATCTATTTCCAATTCTAA